The following are encoded in a window of Ricinus communis isolate WT05 ecotype wild-type chromosome 4, ASM1957865v1, whole genome shotgun sequence genomic DNA:
- the LOC8289724 gene encoding protein DETOXIFICATION 14 isoform X2, with product MEGNSFGGRRKEGKMEKELLLREGEEEGISWRVLREEVKKMGYIAGPMVAVNVSHYFLQVMSVMMVGHLGELSLSSTAIAISFCAVTGFSLVFGMSSALETLCGQAYGAKQYRQFGIRVYTAVFSLNLVCVPLCILWIYMGKILVLIGQDPVISQEAAKFATCLVPALFGYATLQAVVRYFQMQSLIFPLIITSLFATCFHILLCWILVFNSGLGKLGAAISIGISYWLNVILLGVYMVFSSSCAETRVPISMELFKGIGQFIGLAIPSAVMICLEWWSFELLTMLSGLLPNPRLETSVLSVCLATITTLYTIPDGVGAAASTRVSNELGAGNAKAAYVAVWCAMVVATIQSIAVSAILLVTRHVFGYVFSNEKEVVDYVTAMAPLVSLSVILDSLQGTLSGIARGCGWQNLGAYVNLVAYYICGIPVAAVLGFWLNLRGKGLWIGIQVGSFVQIVLLAIITRSTNWEQQAMKAKERVLEGTSLIEEIGTN from the exons ATGGAAGGCAACTCATTTGGAGGAAGACgcaaagaaggaaaaatgGAGAAGGAATTGCTATTAAGAGAAGGAGAAGAGGAAGGCATATCATGGAGAGTGTTGAGAGAAGAAGTGAAGAAGATGGGATATATAGCAGGGCCAATGGTGGCTGTAAATGTATCACACTACTTCTTGCAAGTTATGTCAGTAATGATGGTGGGTCATCTTGGTGAGCTTTCTCTTTCTAGCACTGCCATAGCCATATCCTTCTGTGCTGTAACAGGCTTCAGTCTCGTT TTCGGTATGTCGAGTGCACTGGAGACTCTATGTGGACAAGCTTATGGAGCTAAACAATATCGACAGTTTGGAATTCGAGTTTACACGGCAGTATTTTCACTCAATCTTGTTTGTGTACCCCTCTGCATCTTATGGATCTATATGGGAAAAATTCTTGTTTTAATAGGCCAAGACCCTGTAATCTCACAAGAAGCTGCTAAATTTGCAACTTGTCTTGTTCCTGCACTCTTTGGCTATGCAACCCTTCAAGCGGTCGTTCGATATTTTCAGATGCAGAGCTTGATATTTCCCTTGATCATAACTTCATTGTTCGCCACTTGTTTCCACATACTCTTGTGCTGGATTCTAGTTTTCAATTCTGGACTTGGTAAACTTGGTGCCGCAATTTCAATTGGTATTTCATATTGGTTGAATGTGATTTTACTTGGAGTCTACATGGTGTTCTCCTCTAGTTGTGCTGAAACCCGTGTTCCTATATCTATGGAGCTGTTCAAAGGAATTGGACAATTTATTGGTCTTGCTATCCCTTCTGCTGTAATGATTTG CCTTGAGTGGTGGTCGTTTGAGTTGCTTACAATGCTTTCTGGGCTTTTACCAAATCCAAGGCTTGAGACTTCTGTTCTTTCTGTGTG TTTAGCAACCATCACAACACTATACACCATTCCGGATGGAGTAGGTGCGGCAGCAAG CACTAGAGTTTCAAATGAATTAGGAGCTGGAAATGCAAAAGCAGCATATGTAGCTGTGTGGTGTGCAATGGTTGTTGCAACAATACAATCAATTGCAGTAAGCGCAATCCTGCTAGTGACAAGGCATGTGTTCGGATATGTTTTCAGCAATGAGAAAGAAGTTGTGGATTATGTCACAGCTATGGCTCCTCTTGTATCTCTATCTGTAATATTAGACAGCTTACAAGGAACCCTTTCAG GCATTGCCAGGGGATGTGGGTGGCAGAACTTGGGGGCTTATGTCAATCTTGTAGCATATTACATTTGTGGAATTCCAGTGGCAGCTGTGTTGGGATTTTGGTTGAATCTTAGAGGGAAAGGCCTTTGGATTGGTATACAAGTTGGTTCCTTTGTCCAAATTGTTTTGCTTGCTATCATAACAAGAAGTACAAATTGGGAACAGCAG GCAATGAAGGCAAAGGAGAGGGTATTAGAAGGAACATCTCTTATAGAAGAAATTGGAACCAATTGA
- the LOC8289724 gene encoding protein DETOXIFICATION 14 isoform X1, whose amino-acid sequence MEGNSFGGRRKEGKMEKELLLREGEEEGISWRVLREEVKKMGYIAGPMVAVNVSHYFLQVMSVMMVGHLGELSLSSTAIAISFCAVTGFSLVFGMSSALETLCGQAYGAKQYRQFGIRVYTAVFSLNLVCVPLCILWIYMGKILVLIGQDPVISQEAAKFATCLVPALFGYATLQAVVRYFQMQSLIFPLIITSLFATCFHILLCWILVFNSGLGKLGAAISIGISYWLNVILLGVYMVFSSSCAETRVPISMELFKGIGQFIGLAIPSAVMICLEWWSFELLTMLSGLLPNPRLETSVLSVWYVTKHCLHMYYKGSAWHRDCKLFSNHHNTIHHSGWSRCGSSTRVSNELGAGNAKAAYVAVWCAMVVATIQSIAVSAILLVTRHVFGYVFSNEKEVVDYVTAMAPLVSLSVILDSLQGTLSGIARGCGWQNLGAYVNLVAYYICGIPVAAVLGFWLNLRGKGLWIGIQVGSFVQIVLLAIITRSTNWEQQAMKAKERVLEGTSLIEEIGTN is encoded by the exons ATGGAAGGCAACTCATTTGGAGGAAGACgcaaagaaggaaaaatgGAGAAGGAATTGCTATTAAGAGAAGGAGAAGAGGAAGGCATATCATGGAGAGTGTTGAGAGAAGAAGTGAAGAAGATGGGATATATAGCAGGGCCAATGGTGGCTGTAAATGTATCACACTACTTCTTGCAAGTTATGTCAGTAATGATGGTGGGTCATCTTGGTGAGCTTTCTCTTTCTAGCACTGCCATAGCCATATCCTTCTGTGCTGTAACAGGCTTCAGTCTCGTT TTCGGTATGTCGAGTGCACTGGAGACTCTATGTGGACAAGCTTATGGAGCTAAACAATATCGACAGTTTGGAATTCGAGTTTACACGGCAGTATTTTCACTCAATCTTGTTTGTGTACCCCTCTGCATCTTATGGATCTATATGGGAAAAATTCTTGTTTTAATAGGCCAAGACCCTGTAATCTCACAAGAAGCTGCTAAATTTGCAACTTGTCTTGTTCCTGCACTCTTTGGCTATGCAACCCTTCAAGCGGTCGTTCGATATTTTCAGATGCAGAGCTTGATATTTCCCTTGATCATAACTTCATTGTTCGCCACTTGTTTCCACATACTCTTGTGCTGGATTCTAGTTTTCAATTCTGGACTTGGTAAACTTGGTGCCGCAATTTCAATTGGTATTTCATATTGGTTGAATGTGATTTTACTTGGAGTCTACATGGTGTTCTCCTCTAGTTGTGCTGAAACCCGTGTTCCTATATCTATGGAGCTGTTCAAAGGAATTGGACAATTTATTGGTCTTGCTATCCCTTCTGCTGTAATGATTTG CCTTGAGTGGTGGTCGTTTGAGTTGCTTACAATGCTTTCTGGGCTTTTACCAAATCCAAGGCTTGAGACTTCTGTTCTTTCTGTGTGGTATGTCACTAAGCATTGTCTCCATATGTACTATAAGGGGTCTGCCTGGCATCGAGATTGTAAATTG TTTAGCAACCATCACAACACTATACACCATTCCGGATGGAGTAGGTGCGGCAG CAGCACTAGAGTTTCAAATGAATTAGGAGCTGGAAATGCAAAAGCAGCATATGTAGCTGTGTGGTGTGCAATGGTTGTTGCAACAATACAATCAATTGCAGTAAGCGCAATCCTGCTAGTGACAAGGCATGTGTTCGGATATGTTTTCAGCAATGAGAAAGAAGTTGTGGATTATGTCACAGCTATGGCTCCTCTTGTATCTCTATCTGTAATATTAGACAGCTTACAAGGAACCCTTTCAG GCATTGCCAGGGGATGTGGGTGGCAGAACTTGGGGGCTTATGTCAATCTTGTAGCATATTACATTTGTGGAATTCCAGTGGCAGCTGTGTTGGGATTTTGGTTGAATCTTAGAGGGAAAGGCCTTTGGATTGGTATACAAGTTGGTTCCTTTGTCCAAATTGTTTTGCTTGCTATCATAACAAGAAGTACAAATTGGGAACAGCAG GCAATGAAGGCAAAGGAGAGGGTATTAGAAGGAACATCTCTTATAGAAGAAATTGGAACCAATTGA
- the LOC8289725 gene encoding uncharacterized protein LOC8289725 gives MGRAEKERLNQILSSHLNTIHDTFQLLDQTPASSLDKVSWEEVVKMGDQVSKQATIVGMIWVGEKPEAKAIEENMATFFNTLQGFLLLSHGSKVGAGPTLSSCIHASVKQVVDCSFKLMMETVPSYGSSNKDFKLMVPQLTGVVWEACSALKKTPATNITAIGRAMTQVAVLVKDVIREMKELKPATSNLKDEASNGSSPKEENGLLNDDNLSDDDLGNDLSAEEMKVVQSATGVVSETVAVIKELIRTITGLLKQEKPNDTGDFVDSLEKLLKLSQEIVKQIDELGACLYPPQELPAIKAALKNITSIIDQVLSIVESFKSCPETFFQACNGLRGSIKQMELELDGACTTEIEAKMQDVALST, from the exons ATGGGAAGAGCAGAGAAAGAGAGACTGAATCAAATTCTTAGTTCCCACCTCAACACAATTCATGACACTTTCCAG TTGTTGGATCAGACACCAGCTTCATCACTGGATAAAGTGAGCTGGGAAGAAGTTGTTAAAATGGGTGACCAAGTCTCTAAGCAAGCTACTATTG TTGGAATGATTTGGGTTGGGGAAAAACCTGAAGCTAAAGCAATTGAGGAGAACATGGCAACATTCTTCAATACGCTACAGGGTTTCCTTTTGCTTTCTCATGGAAGTAAAGTGGGTGCAGGACCTACTCTTTCTTCATGTATCCATGCATCTGTGAAGCAAGTTGTTGATTGCAGCTTTAAGTTGATGATGGAAACTGTACCTTCATATG GATCTAGCAATAAAGACTTCAAACTCATGGTCCCTCAGTTAACTGGTGTAGTATGGGAGGCATGCTCTGCTCTTAAGAAGACTCCTGCTACAAACATTACTGCCATTGGGCGAGCAATGACACAAGTTGCAGTTTTAGTGAAGGATGTTATTCGTGAGATGAAGGAGCTCAAGCCAGCTACATCCAATCTGAAGGATGAAGCTTCTAATGGTTCTTCTcctaaagaagaaaatgggcTCCTCAATGATGATAATTTAAGTGATGATGATTTAGGCAATGACTTATCAGCTGAAGAGATGAAAGTTGTTCAATCGGCTACTGGGGTGGTGTCTGAAACAGTTGCAGTCATAAAGGAACTTATCCGTACCATCACAGGGTTGCTTAAGCAGGAGAAACCCAATGATACTGGTGATTTTGTGGACTCATTGGAGAAGTTATTGAAGCTATCTCAAGAAATTGTTAAGCAGATTGATGAGCTCGGAGCTTGCCTTTATCCCCCACAAGAACTTCCTGCTATAAAGGCAGCTTTGAAGAACATAACAAGTATCATTGATCAAGTGCTGTCCATAGTAGAGAGTTTCAAAAGCTGTCCAGAAACTTTCTTTCAGGCATGCAATGGTTTGAGGGGTTCAATAAAACAGATGGAACTTGAACTAGACGGCGCCTGTACTACTGAAATAGAAGCCAAAATGCAGGATGTTGCTCTCAGCacttaa
- the LOC8289726 gene encoding sec-independent protein translocase protein TATC, chloroplastic, which yields MGSSTAIIPYLQLHNCFCKQFEITRNQQHFTSSLQLNSTRGRLRFSSSRNTRRLSRVVCLAAVDDDITEKQKQDSPTTSSLGSALEDRPDMLGNSQQNFGEDAEGSALYNFLYPNKELLPDDKEMSIFDHLEELRQRIFVSVLAVGAAILGCFAFSKELIMVLEAPVKVQGVRFLQLAPGEFFFTTLKVSGYCGLLLGSPIILYEIIAFVLPGLTRAERRFLGPIVLGSSVLFYAGIIFSYLILTPAALNFFVSYAEGVVESLWSIDQYFEFVLVLMFSTGLSFQVPVIQVLLGQVGLVSGDQMLSIWRYVVVGAVVAAAVLTPSTDPLTQVLLAGPLLGLYLGGAWVVKLTGR from the exons ATGGGAAGCAGCACAGCAATCATCCCTTATTTGCAGCTCCATAATTGCTTCTGTAAGCAATTTGAGATCACTAGAAATCAACAGCACTTTACTTCTTCTTTGCAACTCAACTCTACGAGAGGGAGATTAAGATTCAGTAGTTCGCGGAACACCAGAAGGCTCAGTAGAGTCGTTTGTTTGGCCGCTGTTGATGATGATATCACCGAGAAGCAGAAGCAGGACTCTCCTACTACCAGCAGTCTTGGCTCCGCTCTCGAGGATAGGCCCG ACATGCTTGGCAACTCGCAACAAAACTTTGGGGAAGATGCAGAAGGTAGTGCGCTTTATAATTTCCTGTATCCGAATAAAGAGCTCCTTCCAGATGATAAAGAAATGAGTATATTTGACCATCTTGAAGAGCTGCGTCAGCGAATCTTTGTGTCTGTTTTGGCTGTTGGAGCTGCTATCTTGGGATGCTTTGCATTTTCCAAAGAGCTTATCATGGTTCTTGAAGCTCCTGTTAAAGTACAGGGTGTGCGGTTTCTGCAATTAGCTCCTGGAGAGTTTTTCTTTACTACTTTAAAG GTATCAGGATACTGCGGCCTTCTTCTTGGGAGCCCAATCATTCTTTACGAGATTATAGCCTTTGTTCTTCCAGGATTAACAAGGGCAGAAAGAAGGTTCTTGGGGCCAATTGTTCTAGGCTCCTCGGTGCTCTTTTATGCTGGAATTATCTTCTCCTATTTGATTCTGACTCCGGCggcattaaatttttttgttagttATGCAGAAGGGGTTGTGGAGTCTTTATGGTCCATTGACCAGTACTTTGAGTTTGTGCTTGTGCTTATGTTCAGCACAGGTCTGTCTTTCCAG GTTCCTGTTATACAAGTTCTACTCGGACAAGTTGGTCTAGTATCAGGAGACCAAATGCTCTCAATTTGGAGATATGTGGTTGTCGGGGCAGTTGTTGCAGCTGCCGTACTCACACCATCAACTGATCCTCTTACTCAGGTGCTTCTAGCAGGGCCCCTTCTAGGTCTGTATTTGGGTGGTGCATGGGTGGTCAAGCTCACAGGGCGATAA